One part of the Vibrio hyugaensis genome encodes these proteins:
- a CDS encoding glutaredoxin domain-containing protein, whose amino-acid sequence MTQPIKITLYRWAGSWGPFKVNIPCGECTLTKDILADTFENELAEVPVELEVKDWLSHWWEPLKLGAWHAPILVVEGKVVSQGEALNRGVLVQSVIAEWTKQDQLKGNIVYGKATCPYCVKAKKLLDETGIEYTYHDVVKDSAALYRMIPEVKAIIGEKTPVTVPQIWLDGEYIGGADNLEKWLAAKGLDKVPDNVVEIPSQSA is encoded by the coding sequence ATGACACAGCCAATCAAAATTACACTTTATCGTTGGGCAGGCAGTTGGGGACCATTCAAAGTCAATATTCCATGCGGGGAATGTACCCTAACTAAAGACATTCTTGCGGATACTTTTGAAAACGAATTAGCTGAAGTTCCTGTTGAGCTGGAAGTAAAAGATTGGTTGTCTCACTGGTGGGAGCCACTAAAACTTGGCGCATGGCACGCCCCTATCCTAGTCGTTGAAGGTAAAGTAGTTAGCCAAGGGGAAGCGTTAAACCGAGGTGTTCTTGTACAGTCTGTTATCGCAGAATGGACCAAGCAAGACCAGCTTAAAGGCAATATCGTTTATGGCAAGGCAACGTGCCCTTACTGTGTTAAAGCCAAGAAGTTACTGGATGAGACTGGTATAGAATACACCTACCACGATGTAGTCAAAGACAGCGCAGCGCTTTACCGAATGATTCCTGAAGTGAAAGCCATCATTGGAGAGAAAACACCTGTAACGGTTCCTCAAATTTGGTTAGATGGTGAGTACATAGGAGGGGCGGACAACTTGGAAAAGTGGTTAGCAGCAAAAGGGTTAGATAAAGTACCTGATAACGTCGTCGAGATCCCTAGTCAAAGCGCATAA
- a CDS encoding DMT family transporter has protein sequence MLTAGLAFAIVNSFAQIASIHFGVSSTTFALFQYAIAFFAILPYLRTLGIRQSLRTNHFGWHALRIFLAVIGIQLWLWALAYPVPIWQGIALLMTSPLFATIGSGLILKEKVGMARWVATVTGFIGAMIILEPWSDSFTWATLLPVGAAFFWASYSLMVKKLSVNDPPSTMVVYLLLLITPFNIMLAVPTFVMPEGWSVWGILIAAGALTALAQWAVVKAYAVADASFVQPFDHAKLPLNVFAGWLVFNWVPPGRLWLGAAIIIGSIAFITHWEAKKRK, from the coding sequence ATGCTTACTGCGGGTTTGGCATTCGCTATCGTCAATAGCTTTGCTCAAATCGCAAGTATTCACTTTGGTGTGTCATCCACTACATTCGCACTATTCCAGTATGCTATAGCCTTCTTCGCTATTTTGCCTTACTTACGTACTTTAGGTATTCGCCAATCACTTCGTACTAATCACTTTGGGTGGCATGCGCTGCGTATTTTCCTTGCCGTTATTGGTATCCAACTTTGGTTGTGGGCACTCGCTTACCCTGTACCGATTTGGCAAGGCATTGCACTATTGATGACTTCCCCACTCTTTGCCACCATTGGTTCAGGTCTGATACTAAAAGAAAAAGTTGGTATGGCGCGCTGGGTTGCTACCGTGACAGGGTTTATTGGTGCGATGATCATCTTAGAACCTTGGTCTGACTCCTTTACATGGGCAACACTGTTACCCGTTGGCGCAGCGTTTTTCTGGGCGTCTTACTCATTGATGGTGAAAAAATTGTCAGTCAACGATCCACCGTCAACAATGGTGGTTTATCTATTGCTACTCATTACCCCGTTCAACATCATGCTCGCCGTACCGACATTCGTCATGCCGGAGGGTTGGAGTGTATGGGGTATTCTGATTGCAGCCGGTGCCTTAACCGCTTTAGCACAGTGGGCAGTAGTAAAAGCCTATGCAGTTGCTGACGCGTCTTTTGTTCAACCTTTTGATCACGCGAAGTTGCCACTTAATGTATTTGCCGGTTGGCTGGTATTCAACTGGGTTCCGCCAGGCAGATTATGGCTTGGCGCTGCCATTATTATCGGTTCAATTGCATTCATTACTCACTGGGAAGCAAAAAAAAGAAAGTAA
- a CDS encoding porin yields MKKAALTTAVLTALVSSPSFAATVYKDDGTELKVGGRVEFRGDFIGSDGAEIDGSMEDASRARLNLKGKTDIGNGLSAFGVYEAEQKTGKSEFKNRYMYAGVSADAGDFSVGRQDMAAVIISDMTDITEFSGVQQVIDSSSDKQDSVFAYRGEFDALQVQATYQANSGDSQDKYGISGLYSLPMGLDLGLAYSGGDVDKDNSEDQILGGIAYSLENLYLAGTYSQGAIDDSEDFTAYEIAASYKLASKFTVVGLYTYQENDPNGAAKYDAVDGFELVGYYKLNSNFRTYLSYYMNQLDEEKSAEGKVTEGEDTLRLGVRYDF; encoded by the coding sequence ATGAAAAAGGCAGCACTAACTACTGCAGTTCTTACAGCATTGGTATCATCACCATCTTTCGCAGCAACAGTTTACAAAGACGACGGCACTGAATTAAAAGTTGGCGGTCGTGTTGAATTTCGTGGTGACTTCATCGGTTCAGACGGCGCTGAAATTGATGGTTCTATGGAAGATGCGTCTCGTGCTCGTCTAAACCTAAAAGGTAAGACCGATATCGGTAACGGTCTTTCAGCTTTTGGTGTTTACGAAGCTGAGCAAAAAACAGGTAAAAGCGAATTCAAAAACCGCTACATGTATGCAGGTGTAAGCGCTGATGCAGGTGACTTCTCTGTTGGTCGTCAAGACATGGCTGCGGTAATCATCTCTGACATGACGGATATCACCGAATTCTCAGGTGTTCAGCAGGTTATTGATTCATCTTCTGACAAGCAAGACAGCGTTTTTGCTTACCGTGGCGAGTTTGACGCTCTACAAGTTCAAGCCACTTACCAAGCTAACTCTGGTGACAGCCAAGATAAATACGGCATCTCTGGTCTTTACTCTCTACCAATGGGTCTAGACCTAGGTCTTGCATACTCAGGTGGTGATGTAGATAAAGATAACTCAGAAGATCAAATTCTTGGTGGTATAGCTTACTCTCTTGAGAACCTTTACCTTGCAGGTACTTACTCTCAAGGCGCAATTGATGACTCTGAAGACTTTACCGCTTACGAAATCGCAGCAAGCTACAAGCTAGCAAGCAAGTTCACTGTCGTTGGTCTTTACACATATCAAGAGAACGATCCAAATGGCGCTGCAAAATACGACGCTGTTGATGGTTTTGAGCTAGTTGGTTACTACAAACTTAACAGCAACTTCCGTACTTATCTTTCTTACTACATGAACCAACTTGATGAGGAGAAGAGTGCGGAAGGTAAAGTGACTGAAGGTGAAGACACACTACGTCTGGGCGTACGTTACGACTTCTAA
- a CDS encoding porin, translated as MNKKFLAAAIAAATFGTQAVAVELYNNDGTTFSIGGHVSVNVNGSEQGDTEVGTNSPRINFTATQDLGNGFTADARGEWALNYLDGGEETFTTRLGYLGLTHDVYGRAVGGTQWAPYYDVAGVADMPIAFANDFIYDDHGNLGTGRADKMLSYRNAIELGEAGAINFGLGWQGAKTDGSEYDDRMQVALSYAIMGAKIGYTYNGGDIKDGLRTESAESHLVSASYGSYGQGLYVAAVYGSNENMNFDGNQRLVESDAYEALLAYALPSSLNLSINYEMVEGKAFNNSKTETAREEMAVQAEYNFTPKFVGYAGYQFDLNDADGRDTDDKWALGARYYL; from the coding sequence ATGAACAAAAAATTCCTAGCAGCAGCGATCGCAGCAGCAACATTCGGTACACAAGCAGTAGCGGTGGAGCTTTACAACAACGATGGCACTACTTTCTCTATCGGTGGTCACGTTTCAGTTAACGTAAATGGTTCTGAGCAAGGCGACACAGAAGTAGGTACTAACTCTCCACGTATCAACTTCACTGCAACTCAAGACCTAGGCAACGGCTTTACAGCTGATGCTCGCGGTGAGTGGGCTCTTAACTACCTAGACGGCGGTGAAGAAACGTTCACTACTCGTCTTGGTTACCTAGGCCTAACTCACGATGTATACGGTCGTGCAGTGGGTGGTACTCAATGGGCTCCTTACTACGATGTTGCTGGTGTTGCTGATATGCCAATCGCGTTTGCGAACGACTTTATCTACGATGACCACGGTAACCTAGGTACTGGTCGTGCAGATAAAATGCTTTCTTACCGCAACGCTATCGAGCTAGGTGAAGCTGGTGCAATCAACTTCGGTCTAGGTTGGCAAGGTGCTAAAACTGACGGTTCTGAGTACGATGATCGCATGCAAGTTGCACTTTCTTACGCAATCATGGGCGCGAAAATCGGTTACACATACAACGGCGGTGACATCAAAGATGGTCTTCGTACAGAGTCTGCTGAATCTCACTTAGTATCTGCATCTTACGGTTCATACGGCCAAGGCCTTTACGTAGCGGCAGTTTACGGTTCAAACGAGAACATGAACTTTGACGGTAACCAACGTCTAGTTGAAAGTGATGCGTACGAAGCGCTACTAGCTTACGCTCTTCCAAGCAGCCTGAACCTAAGCATTAACTACGAGATGGTTGAAGGTAAAGCATTCAACAACTCTAAGACTGAAACTGCACGTGAAGAGATGGCTGTTCAAGCTGAATACAACTTCACTCCTAAGTTTGTTGGTTACGCTGGTTACCAGTTCGACCTAAACGATGCAGACGGTCGTGATACAGACGACAAATGGGCACTTGGTGCTCGTTACTACCTATAA
- a CDS encoding fumarylacetoacetate hydrolase family protein yields MSVIQVEEKKVEVGKVLCVGRNYVEHIQELNNAMPEQMVVFNKPATSVSTKLTSFHQEPLHYEAEICFLIKNGQYTAVGLGLDLTKRGLQSTLKEKGLPWERAKAFDGSAVFSRFRSLQGVVIDDLHLELLINCVHVQKGHVNQMLYPPMTILDELKSYTTLEDGDIVMTGTPKGVGEVHQGDVFLGRLKCGDITLLEIEWLAA; encoded by the coding sequence ATGAGCGTCATTCAGGTTGAAGAGAAGAAAGTCGAAGTTGGCAAAGTTCTGTGCGTTGGGCGCAACTACGTTGAGCACATTCAAGAGCTCAATAACGCGATGCCAGAGCAGATGGTCGTGTTTAACAAGCCAGCGACTTCTGTCTCAACCAAACTCACCTCATTCCATCAAGAGCCTTTACATTACGAAGCAGAAATCTGTTTTTTGATCAAAAATGGTCAATACACTGCGGTAGGGCTTGGTTTGGATCTGACCAAACGTGGTTTGCAATCTACCCTCAAAGAAAAAGGGCTACCTTGGGAACGTGCCAAAGCATTCGATGGTTCTGCGGTATTCAGTCGTTTCCGTTCTCTTCAAGGCGTTGTTATAGACGATCTCCATTTAGAGCTTTTGATTAACTGTGTTCATGTGCAAAAAGGGCACGTTAATCAGATGCTTTACCCGCCAATGACCATTCTTGATGAACTCAAGAGTTACACAACGCTAGAAGATGGCGATATTGTGATGACAGGCACACCAAAGGGCGTGGGAGAAGTGCATCAAGGCGATGTCTTCCTTGGGCGTTTGAAGTGTGGAGACATCACCTTATTAGAGATTGAATGGTTGGCTGCTTAG
- a CDS encoding AzlD domain-containing protein translates to MIFLSILAMTALVFTSRYLFLEPKLPLKLGVRTQKVLSYASPAVLTAIWTPIVFIPEGELSVSWQNPFLLAALLAAAIAYLTKNVLLTTIVSMVAFLLLRIWL, encoded by the coding sequence ATGATCTTTTTGTCTATCTTAGCCATGACAGCCTTGGTATTCACTAGCCGTTATCTGTTTCTAGAACCGAAATTGCCGCTTAAATTAGGGGTAAGAACTCAGAAAGTCTTGAGCTACGCAAGCCCAGCAGTGCTCACCGCAATCTGGACTCCAATTGTATTTATACCAGAGGGTGAACTGAGCGTCAGTTGGCAAAACCCATTTCTATTGGCTGCCCTATTAGCCGCTGCAATTGCATACCTCACCAAGAATGTATTGCTCACCACCATTGTGAGTATGGTGGCGTTTTTACTGCTTCGAATTTGGTTGTAA
- a CDS encoding AzlC family ABC transporter permease, whose amino-acid sequence MDTTLPTHQDSKSSLFLQGTIAMMPLSIAVLPWGLLAGSFAVDTGLHPLEGQALSAILFAGSAQLVAMGMIKAGAGLTTMLLTTFFITSRHFLYSVSMRSKISPLPLKWRLSLGFLLTDELFAIVGHQSDKQFDRWYALGAGLSFYLFWNFATLAGIVAGSLIPELNELGLEFAVAATFIAIVVPTIKSVPVLCSVLVALVSSVAMNYYQVEGSLIFASILAMLTGYFVEQFTTKTPSLESTPEERQ is encoded by the coding sequence ATGGATACTACTTTGCCAACTCATCAAGACTCAAAATCCTCGCTCTTTTTACAAGGCACCATCGCAATGATGCCATTGAGCATCGCCGTATTACCCTGGGGGTTACTTGCGGGCTCATTTGCCGTTGATACTGGCTTACACCCTTTGGAAGGTCAGGCGCTTTCCGCCATTCTGTTTGCAGGCTCCGCACAGCTTGTTGCCATGGGGATGATTAAAGCGGGTGCTGGCTTAACTACTATGTTGCTGACTACCTTTTTCATTACCTCTCGCCATTTTCTCTACAGCGTTTCAATGCGCAGTAAGATTTCGCCTTTACCACTAAAGTGGCGTCTTTCACTTGGCTTCTTACTCACTGACGAGCTGTTTGCCATCGTCGGACACCAATCCGATAAACAATTTGATCGATGGTACGCCCTTGGCGCTGGATTAAGCTTCTACTTATTTTGGAACTTCGCAACACTTGCTGGCATCGTCGCTGGCAGTTTGATACCTGAATTGAATGAGCTCGGATTGGAATTTGCGGTTGCTGCCACCTTTATCGCGATTGTGGTGCCAACGATAAAAAGCGTTCCTGTGTTATGTAGTGTGTTGGTGGCATTAGTTAGCTCAGTGGCGATGAACTATTACCAAGTGGAAGGAAGCTTGATATTCGCGAGTATTCTCGCCATGTTGACGGGCTATTTTGTTGAACAATTTACGACGAAAACACCAAGCCTTGAGAGTACACCGGAGGAGCGACAATGA
- a CDS encoding AraC family transcriptional regulator: MKEKNKEIATFKIAQELGGLELLDAKYEKQNFSRHSHEGYTIGVIEKGAQQFFRTGGNHIAPQDSIILVNADEVHNGHSASEGGWEYKAMYPVPEQFQTLGEELGAPNVAQPYFPQPVVYDPELANQLRLVFDTLEKSDNRLLREALVYGTLVKLASKHSTHRAPLQDATKAQKQVYLVKEFLEDFPQADVSLEELAKLAGLSPFHLLREFQKQFGFPPHAFQIQQRLRMAKKLLKLGQKISDVAQECGFHDQSHLHRHFKKAMGVTPGQYIKHC; encoded by the coding sequence ATGAAAGAAAAGAATAAGGAAATCGCGACTTTTAAGATTGCTCAAGAGCTGGGTGGCTTGGAGCTGCTCGACGCAAAGTACGAAAAACAGAACTTCTCTCGCCATAGCCATGAAGGCTACACCATTGGCGTGATTGAAAAAGGCGCACAACAATTCTTTCGTACTGGTGGAAATCACATTGCACCGCAAGACAGTATCATTCTTGTAAACGCCGACGAGGTGCATAATGGTCACTCAGCGTCAGAAGGAGGCTGGGAATACAAAGCCATGTATCCCGTCCCTGAGCAGTTTCAAACTCTGGGGGAAGAGCTTGGTGCACCCAATGTAGCTCAGCCCTATTTCCCCCAACCCGTTGTTTACGATCCAGAACTCGCAAACCAACTGCGATTGGTGTTCGATACTCTAGAGAAGTCCGATAACCGCTTACTAAGAGAGGCGCTTGTCTACGGTACGTTGGTAAAACTTGCCAGCAAGCACAGTACACATCGAGCCCCGCTTCAAGACGCGACCAAAGCGCAAAAGCAAGTGTATCTGGTCAAAGAGTTTCTTGAAGACTTTCCTCAAGCCGATGTCTCTTTAGAAGAACTTGCGAAATTAGCGGGATTAAGCCCTTTTCACTTGTTGCGTGAGTTTCAAAAACAGTTTGGCTTCCCACCGCACGCGTTTCAGATTCAACAGAGACTAAGAATGGCGAAAAAGCTGCTCAAGCTGGGGCAAAAGATTTCCGATGTTGCTCAAGAATGTGGCTTTCACGATCAAAGCCATTTGCATCGTCATTTTAAAAAAGCCATGGGCGTAACGCCTGGGCAGTACATCAAGCATTGTTAG
- a CDS encoding LysE family translocator, whose amino-acid sequence MIDLSVLPVYLTAVVALLLLPGPDMLLIASSSMSYGKKVGLFASLGNATSGVILTLLAAMGVSTLIAMSPIALKVLHLLGGAYLLKMGWDCLRADVSAAPELDQKNKMASTYYQRALMSNLLNPKALVFFVMFLPQFVSSNITASSGEQMLALGLLLNVLGLLFNILLVALAGTLGKGLLENDKFRMYQGKLMGLVFVILAVWMLSSFAM is encoded by the coding sequence ATGATCGATTTATCTGTACTCCCTGTTTATCTCACTGCTGTTGTTGCACTTCTTCTATTACCTGGACCTGACATGTTGCTGATTGCCAGCTCTAGCATGAGCTATGGTAAGAAAGTTGGTTTGTTTGCGAGCTTGGGTAACGCGACATCTGGTGTGATCTTAACCCTATTGGCAGCAATGGGTGTATCAACCTTGATTGCGATGAGCCCAATCGCGTTAAAAGTGCTTCATCTACTCGGTGGTGCGTACTTGCTAAAAATGGGCTGGGACTGTTTAAGAGCGGATGTTTCTGCTGCACCAGAGCTTGACCAGAAAAACAAAATGGCATCGACTTACTATCAACGTGCTTTGATGAGTAACCTGCTGAACCCGAAAGCCTTGGTGTTCTTCGTGATGTTTTTGCCTCAGTTTGTCTCTAGCAACATTACCGCATCGTCGGGTGAGCAAATGCTCGCGCTTGGTTTGCTGCTAAACGTTTTAGGTTTGCTATTCAACATCTTGCTGGTTGCACTGGCGGGTACATTGGGTAAAGGGCTATTGGAAAACGATAAATTCCGTATGTACCAAGGCAAATTGATGGGCTTGGTGTTCGTTATCCTTGCGGTGTGGATGCTAAGTAGCTTCGCGATGTAA
- a CDS encoding GNAT family N-acetyltransferase → MKLEFKLNPEQNDLDFIRDGIKAYNRMHLPEGEVNAIGCFARDDGGNVVGGLTGEMFNNTVFVEYLWVDAEARTSGLGSKLIGLLEEQVKLHGVTHLYLDTYSFQALDFYLKLGFEKVGQYSGYPAAGIDKHFLQKQIV, encoded by the coding sequence ATGAAACTTGAGTTTAAACTAAACCCAGAGCAAAACGATTTAGACTTTATCCGTGATGGCATTAAGGCTTATAACCGTATGCATCTACCAGAAGGCGAGGTTAATGCCATTGGCTGTTTTGCTCGCGATGATGGAGGCAATGTTGTCGGTGGACTCACGGGGGAAATGTTCAACAATACTGTGTTTGTTGAATACCTTTGGGTTGATGCAGAGGCACGTACTTCTGGATTAGGAAGCAAGCTTATTGGTCTACTGGAAGAGCAAGTAAAGCTACATGGGGTAACGCATTTGTACCTTGATACTTATAGCTTCCAAGCGCTCGATTTTTACTTGAAATTGGGATTTGAAAAAGTAGGACAGTATTCAGGTTACCCAGCAGCAGGCATCGATAAGCACTTCCTGCAAAAACAGATTGTTTGA
- a CDS encoding phospho-sugar mutase: protein MTTQITQWLARDPDPKTRKELQHLVDANNEQELTDRFSSRLAFGTAGLRGKVGAGPNRMNRLVIQETATGLGHYLIEQVKDASSRGVVIGYDGRPDSKQFAHDTASVLTALGIKVYLTYKVAATPIVAFGVRELNAAAAVVVTASHNPPEYNGFKVYWENGAQIIPPHDSGIAAKIDEATTKPLPLISLDDAKQKSLLVWLEDEYYQTYRKTMNDNALLTPDSNTDISIVYTAMHGVGADMAETLLADAGFKKVASVPEQREPDGTFPTVNFPNPEEAGAMDMVMALGKSVDADIACANDPDADRFAVAVKRPDGEYQMLTGDQVGSLFGDYLLQAQPNALVGNTIVSSRLLSSIAKAHGAEYYQTLTGFKWLTNVAMTQETEANPFLFAYEEALGYTVGNKVWDKDGLSALVAFSQLTGKLKAQGKTLWDKLEELYRQHGFYFNAQRSIALDPKSPPIGDKLRANPPKEIAGKRIEVIEDLKSSLRFVTDGPTEAINLPASDVLVYHLEDKSRVIVRPSGTEPKLKCYYEVISDFPAEMNYAQANQAAEAKMNALIEAHQQSL, encoded by the coding sequence ATGACAACACAAATTACTCAATGGCTAGCACGAGATCCTGATCCAAAAACTCGTAAAGAGCTTCAGCACCTAGTCGATGCGAATAACGAACAAGAATTGACAGATCGATTTAGCTCACGCTTAGCATTTGGTACCGCAGGTCTACGCGGTAAAGTTGGTGCAGGTCCAAATCGCATGAACCGTTTAGTGATTCAAGAAACGGCAACGGGTCTAGGTCACTACCTGATTGAACAGGTTAAAGACGCATCGTCTCGAGGCGTTGTTATTGGCTACGACGGTCGCCCTGATTCTAAACAGTTCGCACACGATACTGCTTCCGTACTTACTGCTTTGGGCATCAAGGTTTACCTGACCTATAAAGTAGCGGCGACACCAATTGTTGCTTTTGGCGTTCGTGAATTAAATGCAGCTGCGGCTGTTGTTGTCACAGCGAGCCACAACCCACCGGAATACAACGGCTTTAAGGTGTACTGGGAAAATGGCGCACAAATCATTCCACCGCACGATTCAGGTATTGCTGCAAAAATCGATGAAGCAACAACAAAACCGCTTCCTCTGATATCTCTGGACGATGCGAAGCAAAAAAGCTTATTGGTTTGGCTCGAAGACGAGTACTACCAAACATACCGCAAAACAATGAACGACAATGCCCTGCTAACACCGGACAGCAACACAGATATCTCGATTGTTTATACAGCAATGCACGGTGTCGGTGCGGACATGGCAGAAACGTTGCTCGCAGACGCTGGCTTTAAAAAAGTGGCAAGCGTTCCAGAGCAGCGCGAACCGGACGGCACGTTCCCTACCGTAAACTTCCCGAACCCTGAAGAAGCAGGCGCAATGGACATGGTGATGGCGCTAGGTAAATCTGTCGATGCTGACATTGCTTGCGCGAACGATCCTGATGCAGACCGTTTTGCGGTGGCTGTAAAACGTCCAGATGGCGAATACCAGATGCTAACGGGTGACCAAGTGGGTTCATTGTTTGGTGATTACTTACTGCAAGCTCAACCAAACGCACTCGTTGGTAATACCATTGTGTCTTCTCGCCTATTGAGCAGCATTGCTAAAGCACACGGCGCAGAATACTACCAAACGTTAACTGGTTTTAAATGGCTAACCAATGTAGCAATGACACAAGAGACGGAAGCGAACCCATTCCTATTCGCTTACGAAGAAGCACTAGGCTACACCGTAGGTAATAAGGTATGGGATAAAGATGGTTTGTCAGCACTGGTCGCTTTCTCTCAATTGACAGGTAAATTGAAAGCGCAAGGCAAAACGCTGTGGGATAAGTTAGAAGAGCTATACCGCCAACACGGTTTCTACTTCAACGCGCAACGCAGTATTGCCCTTGACCCTAAATCACCACCTATCGGTGACAAGCTTCGTGCAAATCCACCGAAAGAGATTGCGGGTAAACGTATCGAAGTGATCGAAGATCTTAAGTCGTCACTTCGCTTTGTGACCGATGGCCCAACAGAAGCGATTAACTTACCAGCAAGTGACGTATTGGTTTACCACCTAGAAGATAAGTCACGTGTGATTGTTCGTCCTTCAGGTACTGAGCCTAAGTTGAAGTGTTACTACGAAGTGATCAGTGACTTCCCTGCAGAGATGAATTACGCGCAAGCTAACCAAGCGGCAGAGGCGAAGATGAATGCCCTGATTGAAGCGCATCAACAAAGCTTGTAA
- the coxB gene encoding cytochrome c oxidase subunit II gives MKRLATTLALLTNVIFITFSSYSWSEQNDYNMTRGVTGISEQVYELHMLIFYICCAIAFVVFGVMFYSIFRHRKSKGAVAANFHESTKVEIIWTIIPVIILIAMAIPATKTLVAMEDTSQSDLTIKITGSQWKWHYSYFGEDVEFFSLLATSQKEIDGIEAKGAHYLLEVDNPLVLPINRKVRFLMTSDDVIHSWWVPDFAVKKDTIPGFINEAWTKIDEPGVYRGQCAELCGRAHGFMPVVVHAMAEDDFDQWMTDKKQEIALQKAAAQEALTQDVSIEDLMGQGESIYTARCAVCHQANGEGIPGAFPAIKGSEIAKGPIIAHIDVLVNGRAGTAMQAFANQLSDQEIAAVITYQRNAWGNDTGDAVQASDVNAFKAQESAKEEI, from the coding sequence TTGAAAAGATTAGCGACTACTCTAGCCTTATTAACGAATGTGATTTTTATCACATTTTCTTCGTACAGTTGGTCAGAGCAAAACGATTACAACATGACGAGAGGTGTTACAGGGATCAGTGAGCAAGTGTATGAATTACATATGCTGATCTTCTATATTTGTTGTGCCATCGCCTTCGTGGTGTTTGGTGTGATGTTCTATTCCATCTTCCGACACCGCAAGTCAAAAGGGGCAGTTGCGGCGAATTTCCATGAAAGCACCAAAGTGGAGATTATCTGGACCATCATCCCCGTCATTATACTCATTGCTATGGCGATTCCGGCGACCAAAACGTTGGTGGCCATGGAAGACACCAGCCAATCTGACCTCACTATTAAGATCACCGGCTCACAATGGAAGTGGCACTACAGCTACTTTGGCGAGGACGTCGAATTCTTCAGCCTTCTTGCCACCAGTCAGAAAGAAATTGATGGCATCGAAGCGAAAGGGGCGCACTACTTACTTGAAGTGGATAACCCGCTTGTGCTGCCTATCAACCGAAAAGTTCGTTTCTTAATGACGTCTGATGATGTCATTCACTCATGGTGGGTGCCAGACTTTGCGGTGAAGAAAGACACCATACCCGGCTTTATCAATGAAGCGTGGACCAAGATTGATGAGCCGGGTGTTTATCGTGGTCAGTGCGCAGAACTTTGTGGTCGAGCACATGGGTTTATGCCAGTTGTCGTACACGCGATGGCGGAAGATGATTTCGATCAGTGGATGACAGACAAGAAACAAGAAATTGCTCTGCAGAAAGCAGCTGCGCAAGAGGCATTGACGCAAGACGTTTCAATAGAAGACTTGATGGGACAAGGTGAGTCCATTTACACCGCGCGCTGTGCCGTGTGTCACCAAGCGAATGGTGAAGGCATTCCGGGCGCGTTCCCTGCGATTAAAGGCAGCGAGATCGCCAAAGGTCCGATCATTGCTCACATTGACGTACTAGTGAACGGACGAGCGGGTACCGCAATGCAAGCTTTTGCTAACCAACTTAGCGATCAAGAGATCGCTGCGGTTATCACCTATCAACGCAATGCTTGGGGAAATGACACCGGCGATGCCGTTCAAGCATCCGATGTTAACGCCTTTAAGGCACAAGAAAGTGCTAAGGAGGAAATATGA